CAATTAATTTCCTAACACAGCCAGCACTGACCTGGCGCTCCGTGTCCCCAGTCCAGAGCGCCTGCTGCATGCACAAGCACTCCGGTTTTGGTGCAATTTGATTTAACCGAACGACTGCAATGCACTTAGTTACCGAACGGTCGGAGGAAACGAATGTGCACTCGGAGACAATTTCCCAACGCGTACAACAACAGGCACTAAGGTTAAACAGGCAATAGATGTCCGAAATTATCGTAAAGATACGTCGATCGAAATACCTTGAATTATCTTACTGACGACCTGACAACAGGTGATTCTCAAAGCCGGAACGTAGCTAAAAGGTACCAAAGTCACCAAGCATCTTACAGCAGTGGGAAACACGTAGGCTGCCATGATGGTTCAAAGTGTCGAACCTTTATCGACACATGAACAAAAACAGGGTCTATCAGCGCAACTTGTCTTACTTATCCTACCAATATTTAAGTATGACCAATATTTACTTATTAATTTCTGCTATTGACACACCCCTTGACAGGTGAATATGGTTTCTGGATttcattatcttttttttaaattgacaaaTTGTTGTCATTGCGTTCTTGGTATCTGTACTACATAATGACTAACACGATTTATGGTGCAGTGTATTTATGTTTGTTGTATGGCAATTAATTAGCGggatgtaaacaaaacagGCTACAGTCGGGCAGCAGTCAGCTGAAGCTCAGCTGATAGGAAGTAGTGTGTGTAAAATTCAAGCTGCCAAAGTAATAGATAAGTCAGCTCCAGAAACGAGGGTAGGGAGGGAAACGTCGAATTGTGTTATTCCAAGTAGACTTAGACGCATTTTAGACTCTTAAATAATCAAATGTTATGGAAGTCCtttatttttaccttttagtttttcaaacatttatcTTAAGCACACCTAAAACAGTTTTTATTGTGAAGGCCAGTACCGGAACGCACATAATAATTTTCAGCTGCGCTTGATGGAACAGCTAGTTTCGCTAAAGCGCAGGGTTAGAAATGGCTGAAACCATAGCTGATACAAGAAGGCTCTTTAGCAAGCCCCAGAACCTAAACGACGCTTATGGACCACCGAGTAACTTTCTGGAGATTGACGTGAGCAACCCCGAGACGATTGGGGTAGGAAGAGGCAGACACACGACGTACGAAGTCAGACTGAAGGTGAGCTTTCATCATTAGTTGCTAGTACCGTTAGCCTCTGGGTTATTTACCTGAGTTTAGCCCACAAATGCAGGTTATTAGCGGGTGACATTGTGACACAATTACGCGCACAACGTTTATATGTAGCGCTAGTGAGGGTGTTTCCCACGTTCAATACAGAATTAATCAGTATGAATGAAAACCTTTAGCTGCTAGGTTAGCATCATCCGCGAGACGAAGCTATCAACGTTTAGCTTCTTAGCATAGGATGATGTCTTTGATAGTGTGACGCCAAGTTTTGTGGGTAGTTTTGTTGCTTCTCTTCTTTTGACagtgttttttccccatcagGTGAGCACAACGTTTATTGTGGACACCTGCAAAAGCAGCAAAGTTGCTGTAATAATTTTCGATTGTAAAATTTGCAAGAAACTGACCAGTCACTAGTTAATGTGAAGCCCTAATACAGTAACTTTCTTTGCGAAATATAGCCACACCCCATAATGTGGAAATGACATACACTCAAATAATCCTCCAAACTTTAGCCGTATTGATGCGAGCTTTGGTTTGTGTGCTCTGTTGATTTAATGGATCTTCTCTTGACTAACTTGTTTTAGAGCCATTTTCTTGCATTATGGCGTAATATGTGGTCAAGGTGGGGGGGCACACAGTCAGCTTAGGCAGACAGGATGCGAGCTGATCCTCTGGCTCACCTCCCTGCAAGGCATTTCCTTCCTCCCCCTGCTGAGGACATTGCAGGGGAGTTAGAAGGGCCTCTGTTTGGAGAGAAGCTCCCACAATCCTTTGCTAAACAAGCTGATGACTGAGAAAATGTGCAGTAGTGTCGGCTTGTGCAGCAATTGGCTCATAAGAGGCCATACgtgtgacagacagcattgtgTAACACCAATGAGAGTTGTTGCGGTCAAACACTTCCACCTGTTGCGAAACCCGAGTCACATTGGGCTTTGGTTGAAGGCATTACTTTTAATCATTTGTAAGGATCGAAATGTTACAGATGGCTTTTTAGTACCACTCTATTGTAAATCAGAAGTTTAGAGCTATATCACACTGGGCTTCCTGCAATTGTGCTTTATAAGAccaccattgttttttttcatcaggttTCGCTGCTCCTCAAAAAGACAAGGCAGGGGAAGCAAAGCAGTCTTGAAGCATCAGAGTTGAACACGGGGCTACTGTACTTGATTACCGTGGTGTAATTAGCATATGCATGTAATCAGCATTATTATGCACATCGTAGCCCCATGTGACCTTGCTCTCGGATGAAGCGAATGCCGTGTCAACTTTGCTTCGCTTCCTTTCCTCAGCATCCGTTTGAAGGACTTCATCTTCAGCGTAGTCAACTATTGCTTTTTGGCCACACCGTTGCTCAGAAAAACCCAaagagttatttatttatttatttgctcacGGCTCATTTGCCGTGCCTCAAGTTCCCACTGCTGTCCCACGTTCCACCCAAAATCGAAGAGAGCCCTTGTGGTCGCTCTGAGAGAGTCTTCTTAATCCCCTCATTGAGAGGGGGAAGAATGAAATAGGCCAGgcttgggggggggtggggggtctgGAACGGTAACTGCCCGGCCATACACCCTCCCGATGATAAAGCCACCCCCTTCAGCAGCCTTGATCCCGCTTCCACTTATCCCATTTCACTCTCCATGCAGTCACTCGCCTGCTTTGCGGTGAGCTTCGACAGTTGTGCCCATAATAGACCGATGACTGCATAATGTCAACATCGGATCAAGAGCTTATTTACACTATGAAATGATAAAGTCCACAGCGAGTGTGAAGTGTTtttcattcagaaaaggcTGAGATGCTGGTGAATCacaagattttgttttttgttttcttgcagtAGCTCTCTCCGAGTTAGCCAGCGTAGTCACTTGTTGACAGGCAGGCTTTAAGTTCCTATTCAAATCAATGGGATCAATCCACCCTCTTTCACTCCCGGAGATGAAAGCTAACTAGATGCTGAAAGGAGACGGATATCTCATTTTTCCTGAGCGGACTTGTAATGTTGATGGGTCTGTGTGAAGAAGTCGACTTTTGTTCTCATTCACATCCATTTGTTTTAGCTTGTAATTGAAATCTGAAATGCCCAAGAGActcacagaaagctttttttttttttatatataaacgACAAAGCATGTTTGGATCCATTTTGGTGGAAAACAGTCTGCATAGtcttgggtaaaaaaaaaaaaaaggaaaaaagttgaaaatgcCTAAATTGACTTAAAACAGACATAGTAGATTTAAACCATATAATCAGAACTGAACTTGGGAATCTTTGTATATAAATGAGAGCAAGGCTTCTTAGACTTCACGTCATCTTTTATATTCTCTTAGtttctccctctctttctttctggcTTAatttggatgtgtgtgtgtgactttggCCATTAATAAAATTGAGTCGAGATTGGGCGAGTGGGTAtgagaaggaggggggggtgggcGTGCTTGTCAGGCACAGTCAAGTGTAATCCAAAGTCTACAGCATCCTCTTGGACAACTATTTTAATGGAAATAGGGAACATATTGTATCAAGGCTACCATATCCTACTTGAGATGACAGTATCAAAAGTGGGAGTTGATGCTATGGTAACAAAGCAGCTTTTTGCCAGCGAGAGAGTGCAGAGAGACTGTCAGAGCGCCGGGGCCGGCGAGCGAGAGTGAGTACGCGGCAAAGCGAGAGCAAAAGACCCATCACCCCAAAGCTTTTGTTCccagcctcttcttctttcaaAATTTCTGAGTATGATGCAATGAGATGCTATTATGTTGCCATTTTTAATGCCATTATTGTGAAAAGGGGTTGTGgtggagaagggggggggggtggaagGGGGGCGAGCTTTAGGATTCACACTCTCCAACTTGACTTGATCCATCCTGCTAAAAGCTAATGCGTGGTGGTCTTGAACTCTTCTCACAGGAGATGAGTGATCTTTGTCCCAGGCTGGTTTTTAAAGGCGAGCGCCGTTTTCAATGAAGCCAAGATAGTGCGTCTCACACAGTACGCCTGCCTTGCTTCCTATGGAGCAGACGAGATTGCCTGGTAGGCTCATAATGGAAGGTGAAGCTCGGCGGCCTGCTTTCAAGTACCCCTCTCTttcattttgccttttgttCAGCCCAACGTGCATATTAATTAGCAGCGTAAGATTTCCCAGAAATGACGCCTATAGGGGAaaaaagaccccccccccctccattttTGCTCTAAGCTTTTATTCAGTCAACTTTTTAGCAACCGAGAGTGCCTTTCAGAGAATTACCCAAACGCGGACACCTCGCCAGGTGAAAGTCGGCACAAGGGGCCGCTGAGCCGAGGCTGCCGAGAGAACAGAGGCGGAGGAAACCTGAGCTTTGACTCCGAGGGCTCTCGCGCACCGCCTCTTTTTGGCGGAACCAGACCGCTCACTTTTGTCGTTTGCGTTCCACCCCCCTGTCCGGCAGGAGCAATCTCTTAATCACAGGctttgtgggggggggcaagagGATTTCAAGGCCAGGTGACTTACTCGCTGCCCGGTTCTATTGTCTCTGGACCAAATTTCACATCGGCCTgtccaaaacacattttcgaATATGATTGGTCAAACCTTTACACAAAACTGTACTTGATAGTACGTCAGTGTAAATGCgccgggttttttttttttttttttttttttttttttttaaagtgtttgTCAGTGTGCACATGATGGGATTAGAGTCACGGCGGTGGCAGATTACCTGTAACTGTGATCTGTTGTGCTGGGGATTAACTTTGCGGCGCTCCTCGCTGTGAGGTAACATTACGCAGCGGGGACAGGCAAGTGGAGTTAATGCTAGAGTAGTGGGGCAATAAAGCTAAACTAATCCACTTCTCGTGTGACCTGAGAAagaggaggggtgggggtcGAGTGTATTGACAACTTCACCTGTGAAGAACTTGAAGGGAGATGCAAAGGGAGAACTTGTAAAGACAAATCTGCTGTTCATCTGTTAATTTTTCTGCTGCAGCTACTTGCTCAATTGCTTTTGCCATTGTGGCGCTTTCTTCGGCAAATTCTGACCTTCCGCAAATGCGGCCCGCTATTGAAAACCCTCTTTGAGCCCCTCCTCGTCGGTGCATTGTCATAGGATGGCCATGTGCTGTCAGGAAGAGTGAATAGCTTTGGCATTGTGCTGTGATTTGCTATTTGAGCCAGTGTTCTCTGTCAATGTCGAAACATTGTCCCCTCTTTCGAACGAAAACGCCGCTCTCGAGTGCTCATCAACAGCGACGAGGGATTAGGCGAGCATCTCCTCCGTGCTTGCAAAcatgggaaaaataaaaaaatggcaaaagagTCTGAGTGCGGCAGACCTTGGTGAGCGAAACATAAGTGATTTCGGTCTCTTGGAGGCCAGTTTGAGTATGATTTGAACTTCTTTGtttgcccccacccccccaactTGAAAGACACAAACATAAAATCACTTTTGTTCACCCACTTGACAATGTCAACTGGCTCGTGTTTTTATGCGGTGGAATACTCGTCTCCGATTGGCCGTTCACCGTCGAGTCCTTTCATtggaacacaaaaataaaggcTCCTTCTGAACTTTATGCTCTGATATTCGCCCCTACCTGAAGGTTCCTCAAAGAAAATCTACAAGAAAGTTTACAAGTTTAGATCAACCAAACATGCTCATATATATGTTGTCCATAATCCATGAAAGTTTTTGTGTCTTTATGCATTCGGAGAAATATTGTGAAACTCCTAAAGAGCACCTCCTTTTAACCCCATCAGACGAACCTTCCCATCTTCAAGCTGAAGGAGTCGAGTGTACGGCGGCGCTACAGTGACTTTGAGTGGCTCAGGGCGGAGCTGGAGAGGGAGAGCAaggtaattttatttttattttattttttaaaattttttttttttttttacagcccaGCCAATGAATGCAAATTTGTCCACGCAAAATCAATTTATCAATCTTTGTGCGAAATTTAGTGCTGCTTCTAATTTCCTCCCAGGTCGTTGTGCCGCCCCTCCCGGGTAAAGCTCTGATCCGGCAGTTGCCCTTCCGAGGGGACGATGGGATATTTGATGATTCTTTCATAGAGGAAAGACGACAAGGTCTGGAGCAGTTCCTAAACAAGTAAGCCGTCAGCTCAGATGTCACCTCAGACATTTGCCGCATCATTTCGACTTGTAGTGTTGCAAGTAACACTTTGTCAAACAAGTGTCAAAAGATAGCCAGTGCCAACAACTATATTTTTCATGACTGCTCGACAAACATGGAGAGTAGACTCCATGTGGTGCATTCAAATCCAAGTTCAGTTCAATTTTTTTCACAGAGTATAAAGAGTATGTGCTTATGATTATTGGAATATTTATTACCTGACATGTGTTGTTGCcccgtttgtgttcaaatagcTTTTTGGGGGGCGGGGCACAAAATGTAAATTCTCAGCCAAACTGCTGCTTGTCAAGTAAGCAGAGCTCACTGCCACAACAgcagtcactttttttttttcttcctgaatGTCGTTCTCAacattagacttttttttttaattcgtcCTCTTTAACTGTTGTTTCTAATTACCTTACAAAGCAGATTTTTCTCCACACGTTTGATTCGTTTGTGGTGTTTAATTTATGATAATTGCGACGCAAATTACACCATGTGTTACAtcgggggggtggggggttgtgttttttgtttcattacaGTGCCATTGTAATTATTTGCTTTGATTGCAGACGTGGTCGTTATCTTTGTTTCATGTGCAAATGTATCAATTCTTCGGATTTGATGTCAAGTGTGCcaagaaaatttgaaaccgtaaatatttttttcaaaatatgccGGCAATGTGTGGGTTATTAGGACGCTGTCTCGTGCATTCCAGGAAATGAATCTTGAAATAAGACGCTGCTGTTAATGATATCATTGTTAGAAACCAGCTTTATCAAATGATGAGATTATTGTGAAGAGCTTATCTTTTGGAATGCACAGCTTGATTGGCGCAACACAAATCAAACGTTGACCCCCACCGCCAAACTTCTCTTGACCCTGTCTTGTAATTGTTCCTATTTCCCATGAGAGGTTAAGATGCAAATgcacaaaccggattcggttgaagttgggaaattgtgtaaaatgtaaataaaaccaaactacaacgatttgaaaatccttctcaacccatattcaattgaatacactacaaagacaacatatttaatgttcaaactgataaacttaattgttttttgccaaagaATAATTAACtgagaatttcatggctgcaacgtggcaaaaaatactgagaaagctgagaaaagctcatcaaacacctaccgttttttccatgtataatgcgcaaaatttaactaagttattgtcctaaaatctggggtgcgcattatacatgggtacaatttttcggatatcatacggaggccgccattacagatgcgctttcttctctgctgttcacttcaaacacgctccatacgaacacaatgctctcgtatcagacgcttgctcgatcacctgctcgtttgctgtcacaatgtaccctacacaaatccgaaacatttcttcgctattgagtttgctagcgcatgcgcagtgacactgaccggcagaataacatccggttgttcccaaagatgatcttttttctgaaataattttacgtttacggacttcagtaggagtcaaaatttgggtgcgtattatacatgggtacaggcttttttccagcattaacatgccatttttagggtgcgtattatacatgggggcgcattatacatgggaaaaaaaaacagtatttggaacatcccacatgtgatcaggctaattgggaacaggtgggtaccatgattgggtataaaaggagccaccccaaacatgctcagtcattcacaagcaaggatggggcgaggttcaccactttgtccacaactgcgtgagaaaatagttgaacagtttaagaacaatatttctcaaagcaaaattgcaatgaatttagggatttcaacatctacggtccatGATATCATCAAAtggttcagagaatctggtgaaatcactgcacgtaagcgccacggccggaaaccaagactgaatgaccgtgaccttcgatccctcagacggcaCTGCCTTCAAAACCGACGTGTGTAAAGGATATCcccaaatgggctcaggaaaacttcagaaaaccgctgtcagtaaatacaattcgtcactacatcagtaagtgcgggttaaaactctaccatgcaaagcaaaagccgtttatgaacaacatccagaaacgccgccgggttctctgggcccgagctcatgtaaaatggactgatgcacaatggaaaagtgttttgtggtctgatgagtccacttttcaaattgtttttggaaacactggacgtcgtgtcctccggaccaaagaggaagcgaaCCATCCAGACTGTTAatcaacgcaaagttcaaaagccagcatTTGTGATagtatgggggtgcattagttcccatggcatgggtgacttacatttctgtcaaggcaacataaatgctgaaaagtacatacagattttggagcaacatatgctgccatctaagcgacgtctttttcatggacgccgctgcttatttccgcaagataatgccaagccacattctgcacgtgttacaacagcgtgacttcgaagtaaaagagtccaggttctcccctggcccacttgcagtccagacctgtctcccattgaaaatatgtggcgcattatgaagcgtaaaatacgacagggaagaccccggactgttgaaccactgaagcggttcatcaagcaagaatgggaaatAATTCtacatgagaagctaagagaatgagtctcctctcttccaaaacggt
The Syngnathus acus chromosome 24, fSynAcu1.2, whole genome shotgun sequence genome window above contains:
- the snx3 gene encoding sorting nexin-3 isoform X1, producing the protein MAETIADTRRLFSKPQNLNDAYGPPSNFLEIDVSNPETIGVGRGRHTTYEVRLKTNLPIFKLKESSVRRRYSDFEWLRAELERESKVVVPPLPGKALIRQLPFRGDDGIFDDSFIEERRQGLEQFLNKVAGHPLAQNEKCLHMFLQDESVDKHYTPSKVRQA
- the snx3 gene encoding sorting nexin-3 isoform X2, with protein sequence MAETIADTRRLFSKPQNLNDAYGPPSNFLEIDVSNPETIGVGRGRHTTYEVRLKVVVPPLPGKALIRQLPFRGDDGIFDDSFIEERRQGLEQFLNKVAGHPLAQNEKCLHMFLQDESVDKHYTPSKVRQA